In the Triticum aestivum cultivar Chinese Spring chromosome 2B, IWGSC CS RefSeq v2.1, whole genome shotgun sequence genome, AAGAAGAAATACAAATGCGATTAATAATTTAATATAATTAAGAACTTACCTAATACCCTTTGCATGCGATGTCGTCTCCTGGTGATAATAACCCAGAAGGCAAGGAGAACCAGAATGATGATCAAGGCTACGGATACACCGATAACGATACCAGTTGGGAACATGGATACAGATGGCCCATCTATTATGAACAATAAAATTTTGGAACTTAAATTAGCTTAAATGTTAAACTTTCCTTTGGTATTTGCGCAAAGGCATAAATCTTCTAAAAAAAACTAGAAACACAGTATTAGATGTTGGTGCCATCTAACTGATACCTTCCTTGCAGTGATCCTAACATATTTTCTAACTGGTTGCATGGCCTTGGTTCTAAGCTTAGGACTCAAATCCTGGTAGGCGTTGTGATGCTACATTGGTCGGTACAGTATGCTCTTTGAACTAGCCAGTAGCCATCTGTGCCATCACATTCCTTGATTAATTGAATGTTGACATATCTACGAACTGCAGTTGTATAGCTTTGTTTGGTTGAAATCCTAAACTCTAAACTTTCCTATTGGGAATCTAAAATGGTAGATGTTGGAAATGGGTAAGGAGGGGCATCCATGAGGTGTGCATCTCAGGAACAACAGTAAATTAGCATCACCAAAAATCTTAAAATGCAAACTATACATTGCTAATGATCTAGAAAGTGAAACAATATAACATACCTAAATCTGACTTGGTGGATCTGAGATAAAGGATTTGCCCTCCATCTACATACTGGAGATCCATGAGGTCCTCTGTCCAGATGATGCAGCCAGTTCCAGCGCCTCCTCCTTTGAGATCCAACGGCGCATACGCCAAACAAGAGCAGTTGGCCAGGCACCTCGCCCTGCACTCCTCCAACGTGATGCTAGCATTCACCGATACATTGTGCGTGTTGGGAAGCTTCACTCCGTCTATCACCACGAAACCGTCCGTGGTACTGGACATTCCATTGCCACAGTCCAGTACAATCTTTCGGCGGCAACCGTTGGAGGTGTCCCTCATCTTCCACTGCACTGGAGATGTCGGGCTGAACCCCTGTACACAGCTGCAGAACGACGTTGATGGAGCATTGGCGTTGCACAGACCAAATGGCCCACACCTGCCATAGTGGTCGCAGATGTCCCTCGGCGCTTGGAAGAAGATCTTCCACAACCGGCTGGTTGGGTCCCATACCAGGCGTTGGTATACTCCGTCATCAGTCAGAAGTAGACGCGAGAAGGAGGCTTCAGCCTTGGAAACATAGTTGTAGGTTACCTCACTTGAGCTGCTTGTCAACTGGTAAGCAAACTTGTCAGAATACGAGGTCATCTCCGTGACACCGCTGAACCGTAGGCCATTCCATGGTCCTGACCGGTAGATCATTTTGTCACCATCCAAGAGTATGTTTTGTGGCACACCTTCTCCGTCAGTAATGTAGCGAAACTTCCCTGTGGCAGGGTCATTGGCCGAAGCCCACGACGTAAGGTACCACTCTTCCCTGGTCCATAGGTTCTTGCCAATCTTCATGCTGGGAAGCAAGGTGTTTGATGGGTGGTCAAATGACTGCCATATGGCAGCACCATTGGCACTCCCATCGCTCAGGACAAGGTTTCCTGAATTATGCAGTTGCAGTGTCGTGGAGGCAGCACCTGTCGTGTTTGAAGACCACACAACCTGGCCGAAGCTATCGAGCAAGAAAAGGCTTCTCGTGTCACTAATCACCAGTGCCCCACGAGCGTCAGTGAGAGGACGGTCTCTGTTGGCTACCCAACAGATGGCGTCCTCGGACACGGAGAACCATATACCAAGGTATCTCTTGGCAAgcaccccgggagggaagaagccCAGGGTGAATGACCCATCAGCCGAAACAAGGGTGTCGCCGTCGGTGATGTTGCGGCCCTTGTCGAGAATGTCAGACCCACGGTTCGCAGCAGATGCTGTGGAAACAAGGATGAAGAGAACAAGGATGCCCAGGAGGCTGTGAAGGTGTGGCTGGTTTTTCAACCACATGATGGCTTGATGTTTCTTGTTCTGGGGTTTGAGCTAATTGAACAAGGTACACTGTTAGCTACATGAGCTGCGCATATATGTGGCTGCAGCTCGCTTATGAAGGTAGTTGTATTAACTGATTGGCGGTTAAAGGTCAAATGCCTGACTTGTTGTAGTCTATTATATATAGACAAGAGGGAATCCACAGCTACAATTGGGTACCTTTGAGTTTTCGCCACTACCTAAATAAGATTCTTACGTAGTATAATTGAACATATAAACCACGCTAGAGTACCCGCCATTCTAGGGGCACTCCTCGCGCGAGACGATTTTCACCGCACGATGAATCCACCACAGTACTTTTTTGGCTGCTGGCAGCTGGTCAACCGTTGGCTTTTTCTCACATTAGTGTAAGCTTTTAGAGAGGATGACGGGTGGGACTCGTTGGCTGTGGGGTCATGCTACTGATGTGAGTTTTCTCCAGTTTTTGGTACACGAGGTGTGCATCGCGTCCTTGCCAATCGTGGCCTGGGTAAAAGGAACCCTAGAGCCCTCCGCAGGCGCCTCCCTCCTCTCGCGCTTCCTCCCCATGACCCCAcctcgcctcgcgccgccgcccatcTCCGCCTCCTCTCTCACGTCCTCCCTACCACCATGGCCTAGCCCACCCTCGTCAGCGACCTCCCCAAGCCCCCTCTCTCTCGGGGGTGCTTCTGGTCGCAATCTGGAAGAAGAAAAGGAGACCCCAGAAGAAGTTAGAGTGTCCTGGTGGTGGCTAGATCGATGCAGCTGACGGCGAGTGCCGGTGAGCGACGGGGATGCCCCTACCTCTCCGCACCTTCTCCCAGGTTCCCGATCTGGAACGGGTCGGacggacgccggcgaggccagcctcCCCTTCACATGCAGGTACTCCCCCTCTCCCCTTTGTGCCCTCTCTCTCTTCCCCAACCC is a window encoding:
- the LOC123039578 gene encoding receptor-like serine/threonine-protein kinase SD1-8, whose amino-acid sequence is MWLKNQPHLHSLLGILVLFILVSTASAANRGSDILDKGRNITDGDTLVSADGSFTLGFFPPGVLAKRYLGIWFSVSEDAICWVANRDRPLTDARGALVISDTRSLFLLDSFGQVVWSSNTTGAASTTLQLHNSGNLVLSDGSANGAAIWQSFDHPSNTLLPSMKIGKNLWTREEWYLTSWASANDPATGKFRYITDGEGVPQNILLDGDKMIYRSGPWNGLRFSGVTEMTSYSDKFAYQLTSSSSEVTYNYVSKAEASFSRLLLTDDGVYQRLVWDPTSRLWKIFFQAPRDICDHYGRCGPFGLCNANAPSTSFCSCVQGFSPTSPVQWKMRDTSNGCRRKIVLDCGNGMSSTTDGFVVIDGVKLPNTHNVSVNASITLEECRARCLANCSCLAYAPLDLKGGGAGTGCIIWTEDLMDLQYVDGGQILYLRSTKSDLDGPSVSMFPTGIVIGVSVALIIILVLLAFWVIITRRRHRMQRVLVHNGLRVTGGSDSHSPNPASPMMSVPTIDLHTIIEATGSFSDANKVVEEGFSVVYKGQLPGGTVVAVKRLKQSLLTDKGRQHFSREVEVMSTLTHVNLAKLLYYCREGDEWILVYEWMEKKSLNLYIFGTQEGLRSSLSWAQRREIIRGVAIGVEFLHGRGFIHRDLKPASILVSDTWVPKIADFATAKLFIDEQTNLTLVQTRGYVAPEYIGEGALTYKCDVYSFGVVLLETVSGKRRTSNATFLPDAWELWNQCKSGELLDVAVGGEPEGEVLSGLLRCIQIGLLCVQYLPEHRPSMPAMFEVVAMLTSTYSQLHLPSKPIANRAPGPSVQLISDDTPGPSTISRSAHPAANAVPLGRAPFRAESSSKDGNSLRSELV